The following are encoded in a window of Megalobrama amblycephala isolate DHTTF-2021 linkage group LG19, ASM1881202v1, whole genome shotgun sequence genomic DNA:
- the gcsha gene encoding glycine cleavage system protein H (aminomethyl carrier), a, with protein sequence MAMCTILRCASVSLTSSLPRLSNRIAVTPTTLLARTCYKRFLNTTTTFRAALKFTDKHEWVRVDSGVATVGISNFAQEALGDVVYCGLPEVGTKLSQSDEFGTLESVKAASELYSPLTGEVTDVNDALADNPGLVNKSCYKDGWLMKMTLSVPEELNGLMDEAAYERYIKSIED encoded by the exons ATGGCGATGTGCACAATATTACGATGTGCTTCTGTTAGTTTGACCTCCTCTCTACCTCGACTCTCAAACAGAATCGCCGTGACTCCAACTACACTACTGGCGAGGACATGCTATAAAAGGTTCCTGAACACAACCACTACATTTCGCGCAG CACTGAAGTTCACAGACAAACACGAGTGGGTTCGCGTGGACAGTGGTGTGGCAACAGTGGGCATCAGTAATTTTGCTCAG GAGGCACTGGGGGACGTGGTCTACTGTGGTCTACCTGAAGTTGGCACAAAGTTATCACAGTCAG ATGAATTCGGTACTCTGGAGAGTGTTAAAGCAGCGAGTGAGTTGTACTCTCCTCTAACGGGGGAGGTGACTGATGTCAATGATGCCCTGGCAGACAACCCTGGACTGGTCAACAAGTCTTGCTATAAAGATG GTTGGCTCATGAAGATGACTCTATCTGTTCCTGAGGAATTAAATGGACTGATGGATGAAGCCGCTTATGAGAGATACATCAAATCTATAGAGGACTAG